The proteins below are encoded in one region of Strix aluco isolate bStrAlu1 chromosome 8, bStrAlu1.hap1, whole genome shotgun sequence:
- the TMEM121 gene encoding transmembrane protein 121, whose translation MVLPPPDKRHVCLTTIVIMTSMAFMDAYLVEQNQGPRKIGVCIIVLVGDICFLIVLRYVAVWVGAEVKTAKRGYAMILWFLYIFVLEIKLYFIFQNYKADKKNLETVARKALTLLLSICVPGLYLVLVALDSMEYIRTFRKKEDLRGRLFWVALDLLDILDIQANLWEPHRTGLPIWAEGLMFFYCYILLLILPCVSLSEISMQGEHIAPQKMMLYPVLSLVTINIVTIFIRAINMVLFQDSRVSTIFIGKNIIAIATKACTFLEYKRQVKEFPQNAIALELQQNSLSHNQTIHSAQGIPHEPSPTSEILDT comes from the coding sequence ATGGTGCTGCCACCGCCCGACAAGCGCCATGTCTGTCTGACCACCATTGTCATCATGACCAGCATGGCCTTCATGGACGCCTACCTGGTCGAGCAGAACCAGGGGCCCCGCAAGATTGGCGTCTGCATCATCGTGCTGGTGGGGGACATCTGCTTCCTCATTGTGCTGCGCTACGTGGCGGTGTGGGTGGGGGCGGAGGTGAAGACAGCCAAGAGGGGTTATGCCATGATCCTGTGGTTCCTCTACATCTTCGTGCTGGAGATCAAACTGTACTTCATCTTTCAGAATTACAAAGCGGACAAGAAGAACCTGGAGACGGTGGCCAGGAAAGCCCTGACCCTGCTCCTCTCCATCTGTGTGCCAGGGCTCTACCTGGTGCTGGTGGCCTTGGACAGCATGGAGTACATACGGACCTTTCGGAAGAAGGAGGACTTGCGGGGGCGCCTCTTCTGGGTGGCCCTCGACCTGCTGGATATCTTGGACATCCAGGCCAACCTGTGGGAGCCACACAGGACCGGCCTGCCCATCTGGGCGGAGGGGCTTATGTTCTTCTACTGCTACATACTCCTCCTGATCCTGCCTTGTGTGTCCCTCAGTGAGATCAGCATGCAAGGGGAGCACATTGCCCCGCAAAAAATGATGCTCTACCCCGTCCTCAGCCTGGTCACTATTAACATCGTCACCATCTTCATCCGTGCCATCAACATGGTCTTGTTCCAGGACAGCAGAGTCTCCACCATCTTTATTGGCAAGAACATCATTGCGATCGCCACGAAGGCATGCACCTTCCTTGAGTACAAGCGGCAGGTGAAGGAGTTCCCCCAGAACGCCATTGCCCTGGAGCTCCAGCAGAACTCCCTCTCCCACAACCAGACCATCCACAGCGCACAGGGCATCCCCCATGAGCCGTCGCCCACCAGCGAGATCCTCGACACATGA